TGTCTTCCGCGCCTCTTTCGGCCCGGCCGGCCGCACACTTCCGGGCCCTAAGACCCCGGCCGGCTTTTTCCGGCCAGGCCCGCTCCGGGACCAGGCAGCCAGCGGAATGTTTCTTCCGGAATCCCCCTTCTGCCTTCTTTCCCACCGGCTCCCCACCCCCCGCCTCACAACTTCCAAGGAGAAGCACCCATGCCCCAGTACAAAGCTCCCCTGCGCGATTTCCGCTTCGTGATCAACGAACTGCTGGACGCTCCTGCCCAGCTGGCCCAGATGCCCTTTTACAAGGACAACGAAACCGCCGACCCCGACCTGATGAACCAGGTGCTGGAAGAAGCCGCCCGCTTCGTGGAAGGCGAACTGGCTCCCCTGAACCAGACCGGCGACCAGCAGGGCTGCCAGCGCAGCGACAACGGCGACGTGAAGACCCCCGACGGCTTCAAGGCGGCCTACCAGAAGTACGTACAGGCCGGCTGGCCCGCGCTGGACTCCGACCCCCAGTGGGGCGGCCAGGGCATGCCGCACACCGTGGCCAACGCCATGCTGGAAATGATGAACAGCGCCAACGTGGCCTGGGCCATGTACCCCGGCCTGACCCACGGCGCCGTGAGCGCCCTGAGCGAAGTGGGCAGCCCCGAGTTGCAGCAGATGTACCTGCCCAAGCTGGTCAGCGGCGAATGGACCGGCACCATGTGCCTGACCGAACCGCACGCCGGCACCGACCTGGGGATCATCCGCACCCGGGCGCAGGACAACGGTGACGGCTCTTACGCCATCACCGGCACCAAGATCTTTATCAGCGCCGGTGAGCACGACTTCACCGACAACATCATCCACCTGGTGCTGGCCCGCCTGGAAGGCAGCCCCGAAGGCACCAAGGGCATCAGCCTGTTCCTGGTTCCCAAGTTCATCCCGAATGCCGACGGCACCCCCGGCGAGCGCAACGGCGTGGTTTGCGGCAGCCTGGAGCACAAGATGGGCATTCACGGCAACGCCACTGCGGTGCTGAACTTCGACGGCGCCAAGGGCTGGCTGGTCGGTGAAATCAACCGCGGCATGAACCACATGTTCATCATGATGAACGCCGCCCGTCTGGGCACCGGCATGCAGGGCCTGGGCCTAGGTGAAGTGTCGTACCAGAACGCTCTGGCCTACGCCAAGGACCGCATTCAGATGCGCGCCGAGCCCCGCGTGACCCCGGAGCAGCCGGCCGACCCCATTATCGTGCACCCCGACGTGCGCCGCATGCTGATGACCGGCAAGGCCTACACCGAAGCCGGCCGCGCCCTGGCGCTGTGGCTGGCCCTGAGCCTGGACACCGAAGCCCACCACACCGACGAAGCCAAGCGCAAGGAAGCCGCCGACACCGTCGCGCTGCTGACCCCCATCGCCAAGGCGTTCATGACCGACAACGGCTTTAACGTCGCCGTGCAGAGCCAGCAGGTCTTCGGCGGCCACGGCTACATCCAGGAATGGGGCATGGAGCAGTTCGTCCGTGACGCCCGCATCGGCCAGATTTACGAAGGCACCAACGGCATTCAGGCCCTAGACCTGCTGGGCCGCAAGGTGCTGATGGACGGCGGCAAGAAGCTGCAGGCCCTGGCCGGCACCCTGCAGGCCTTCGCCGACGAACACGAAGACGACGAAGTGGTGGGCGAGTACATCACCCAGTTGGGCAAGGCCGCCAATCAGCTGGCCACCCTGACCATGCTGGTTGGCCAGAAGGCCATGGAAGGCGGCCCCAAGGGCGGCGACGTGGTGAACGCCGTGGCCGTGGACTACCTGCGCTACTTCGGCCACGTGGTGTACGGCTACCTGTGGGCCCGCATGGCCAAGATTGCCGCCGACAAGGTGGCGGCCGGCCAGGATCAGGACGGCTTCTACCAGGCCAAGCTGGACACCGCGCGCTTTTACTTCGACCGTCTGTTCCCCGAAACCAAGAGCCTGTCGCAGACCATCAAGGCCGGCAGCGACAGCCTGGACTTCGACCTGAAGGGTATGTTCGGCTTCGAACCCGAGCACGCCTGAGTGCAGAAGTGGCGCCGGCTTGCTTCCCGGCGCGCCTGAAGATGCCCCTGCCTCCGGGTGAGGGCATCTTTTATTGCTGAGGTGCTGCCCTTGCCACCCCGCAAGCCAGCTGCTCCGCCGAAGCCACCGCAAAACGTTTACAATAAATCAGCTCGCTGAGGGCCGCACACCGACCGTTCCAGAGTCTCTGCGGCCCCTTCTGTTGTGTGTTGCTGTGTTTCCGCCCGCTGGGCGGCGCCGGCCGCGTGCTGCGGTGAGGTAAGAAAGAGCCCCGGCACCCGCCCCTGAGAGGGCCGGCCCAGGCAAAAAGGAGGTGAACCCGTGATGAATTCCATGCAAGCTGAACCCGACCCCCCCAGTCCCGGCCCGCTGGCCTGTCATCTTTCACCTCTGACCCTGCCCCGGGAGGTTCTCTCATGTTGCACCCGCACTCCTACCCCGACGCCACTGCCCTGACCAGCGAGGTCCGGCTGTGCTGACCTACTATCGCTCGGTCGGCGGCCGGCTGACCACCATCGACGGCTACACCGACGGCTGCTGGATCAACGCCACCGACCCCACCATCGAGGAACTGGCCCGCATCAGCCGCGAGACGGGGCTGGACATTGACGTATTGAGCTACCCGCTTGACCCGGACGAACGCTCGCGCTTCGAGCGGGAAGACGGTGAGTTGCTGGTCATCATGCAGACCAGCTACCGCCTGCCCGAAGACAGCGATATCCCCTACGACACGGTGCCGCTGGGCATCCTGCACACCGATCACTGCCTGGTCACCATCTGCGCAATTGAGAATCCACTGATCCGGGACGTGGTGAGCGGCTTCGTGCGGCGCATCAGCACTTCCAAGAAAAACCGGCTGACCCTGCAGCTGTTCCTGCGCAACGCCCAGCGCTTCTTGATCGATATCCGCCAGATCAACCGCGATGTGGAGCAGATTGAGGACCGGCTGGAAAACAGCACCCGCAACGAGGAACTGCTGGACCTGCTGAATTTCGAGAAAAGCATGGTGTATTTCATCACCGGCCTCAGGGCCAATGAGGCGATGATGGAGCGGGCCAAGCGCGACCGGATTTTCCAGACCTACGAGGACGACGCCGAACTGCTGGACGACGTACTGATCGAGAACCTGCAGGCCATCGAAATGGCGACCATCACTTCCAACATTCTGGGCAGCATGATGGGGGCTTTTGGCAGCGTGATCTCCAACAACGTCAACCAGGTGATGAAGACACTGACGGTGGTCTCGGCCATTTTCCTGCCGCTGACCTTTATGGCCGGCATCTGGGGCATGAACTTCGAGTACATGCCGGAGCTGCATCAGCGCTGGGGCTACGGCGCTGCGCTGGGCAGCATGGCGCTGGTAGCGCTGGGCATGTTCTGGTTCTTCCGCCGGCGGGGGTGGTGGTAGATCTAGGGTTTCCGGCCCCCAGCGTCAGCGGGTGCCGGCGTGCCCTTTGGTGCAGCTGCGGCCGGTTTCGGGCGCCGACGCCGCGTCCACAAATTCGCTGATGAACTGCCCCAGGCGGGGGTCACCTGCCGAGTCGGCCGGTAGTTGGGCATTCCAGGCGGTCGCCACGACCGGCGCGGTTTGCCCCGGCTCGGGGCTGAGCAGCACCTTGTGGCCCTGAGCCAGTGCGGCCAGCTGCGCGGTGCCGGCAGCGTCCAGGCGCGGCCGGTAGGTGAGCCACACCGCCCCGTGCGAGAGGCTGTGCAGCGCGTATTCGGGGGCCAGCGGGGCCTGATAGACACCGCAGTTCTGCCACAGGGCGTTGTGGTCGCCGTACGGGGGCGGCGTCAGGTCGTAGGCCAGCGAGCCGGAGCGGTGCTGCCCGGCCGGCGCTTCGTAGCGCAGCACGCCGGCCAGGTGCCGCTGTGGGGGATCGCCGCAGGCACTCAGAATCAGAGAAAGGCCCAGGGAAAGGCCCAGCGGCAGGAAGACAGGAAGGCAGGGGCGGGACATGCTGCTGTTCATACTAGGCAAAAAAACAGCAGGGAGAGCGGCCGGTGCGGCTCTTCCCTGCTGCGGTGACTGACCTGTCCCGGCTTATTTGCCGACCAGGAAAATGTTGGGCCAGGGGCGGTAGGTGCTGCTCAGGGTTTCCTTCTTGAAGACCTGACCGTCACGCAGGAACAGCCGGTCCACTTCCAGGGTGCCGCCCGGGGCCGCCCAGTCGATCTGCTGGCGCTGACCGTGGGCCAGCTTGGAGCTGACGATGGTGCGGTCGGCCGGCGCCGGCACCGACTTGATGGTGCGCGGCTGGCTGAGGCGCACCTCAAAGTCGCGGGGCTTGCCGAAAGCGTACACGTTGAATTCGCCGGTGGCGTCGTTCCAGTCGGTCTGGAACCAGATGGCAGCGCCAGTATCATTCTTGAACTTCAGGTCCAAGCTGGGCTGGTAGATGGCGGCGTCCAGGCCCTGCGGCTGGTAGTAGCCCACCTGATAGGAGTGGGTGTGCCTCTCAGCCACCGGCAGGCCGGCGCGGTAGAGGCTGCGGAATACGGTGGTGCTGACCTGGCAGATGCCGCCGCCCAGGCCGTCCTCGGTGCGGTCACCGGCAATCACCAGGCCATCCACGTAACCATTGCCGGCCGTGATGGGGCCCAGGAACTGGTTGAACGAGAAGGTGTTGCCCTCGAACAGCCGGTCCTTGAAGCGGCTGGCGCCGGTGTGGATGTTGGTCATGCGGGCCTTGGAGCTGCCACGGTAGTTGGTGTTGCCAGTGCCCAGGTGCCCAGTGATGCCGCGGCTGAGGAAGAAGTTCAGGTCGCGCTCGGGGGCCGACTGCGATATCACCTTGACCTGCGCGGGCTTCATGGCCGGGTCCTTGACGGCGGCCAGCAGCGCAGCGCGGGCCGCTTCGGGGTCCAGCTTGAAGCGGTCGTACTGCACCAGCACCCACTTGCCCTGCTGCTGCTCGAAGCGGGCGCCGCTGCCCTTGGCCTGTTCCTGAATCCAGCGGTCCAGGTCTTCGCCCAGGCTCTGGGTCACGATGCCGCGCTTGCGAATCACCGCAGCGCGGTCGGCAGGAATCCGCAGTTCACGGGTCACCGGCACGGTGGTCTTCTGGCCGTCCTGGTAAGCAGGAACGTTCGCCTGAAACCCGATCACCAAAGGAGCAGCCTGAGGCTGTGCCTGGGCCGCCGTGGCCCCCAGCAGCAACCCGCCAGAGAATAAAAGAGAAAAAGCCTTCATCCCCTCAGTATTTCAGTTTCTGAGAGCATAAAGACGAGCTGTCTCACCGGGCTTGCCGGACCGGGCCACCCCGCGCAGCCAGGGCGGCCCAGGCACGGCGCTCCGGCGGGTTTTAGCGCTGTTCGGACAGTTCGGACGCGGCCGGTTCAGCCAGCAGCTGCGGGCCGCCGGCGCCCAGCAACTGCCGGGCGATTTCGTCCACCGCCTGCTCGGCGTGAATGCGGCCGTTTTCGATAAAGACCTGGTTGGTGCGGCCCGCGTACCCGGCGCTGCCGGCCACAAAGAGGCCCGGCACGCTGCTTTCGTGGTGCTCGCTCAGCACCAAGCAGCGGTCTGGCTGCAACGCCAGCTGGCCTTCCAGGTCGCCGAGGAAAGCCAGGTCAGGCAGGTAGCCGGTCATGGCAAAGGTGAAGTGGGTGGGCAACAGGAAAGTGGTGCCGTCCTCGCGCTGCACCCGCACCGCTTCGGGGAGGATTTCCACCACCTGCGAGTTGAAGTAGGCATTCACGCTACCTTCCTTGATGCGGTTTTCCAGATTGGGCTTGACCCAGTACTTGACGGTGTTGCGGATGCCGTCGCCGCGCACCACCATCGTCACGTTGGCGCCGGCGCTCATCAGGTCCAGCGCCGCGTCGGCGGCCGAGTTGCCGGCCCCGATCACCGTCACGTTCAGCCCGAAAAAGGGGTGCGCCTCGGTGTAGTAGTGGCTGACATTCTCGCTGTCCTCACCGGGAATATTCATCGGCACCGGGCTATCGTAGTAGCCGGTCGCCACAATCACCCGGCGGGCTTCCACCGCGTCCGCCGTGCCGTCCTGCGCTTCGACTTCCAGCGTGAAGCCGGCCGGGGCAGCGTGCACCTGCTCCACCCGGGTGTACTGGCGCACGTTCAGCCGCTCGCGCTGCGTCACCTTGCGGTAGTACTGCAGGGCGTCCACCCGCTTGGGCTTGTCGAAGGGGCTGACAAAGGGGTGCCCGCCAATTTCCAGCTCCGGCGCGGTGGTAAAGAAAGTCATGTCGGTGGGGTAATCGAAAATGGCGTTGACCACGCAGCCTTTTTCCAGCACCACGTAGCTCAGGCCGTGGCGCTTGCAGGCGATGGCTGCTGCCAGGCCTACCGGGCCGCCGCCCACGATGGCGACGTCGTAGAGGCCACCTTGCGGTTCCGGGTTGGGAAGGTCGGGGTTCGGTTCGGTTGTCATGCCCGCCAGTATTCCACCTGCGGCCCGGGAGAACTGCGCCATGTTCCTGAATCTGACCGCTTCCGAATCCGGCCCGGCACGTTTGCCCCCTGGCCTACCTGCCATAGTAAAGAGGCATGCCGGACTATGACCTGATCGTGATGGGGGCGGGGCACAACGCCCTGATTACCGCCGCTTACGCTGCCCGCGCCGGGCTCAAGGTGGGGGTGTTCGAAAAACGCGGCATGGTGGGCGGGGCTGTCAGCACCGAGGAACTCATACCCGGCTACCGCTTCGACTATGGCGGCAGCGCCCACATCCTGATTCGGCTGACCCCGGTGGTCCGTGAGCTGGAACTGAGCCGTTTCGGGCTGCACTACCTAGAGCTGGATCCCTTGTTTCACTGCTACGACGGCGACGAGTTCGGCGCCGGGCCGTGGTACGTGTACCGCGACGCCGAACGCACCGCTGCCGAGCTGGACCGCCTGTTCCCCGGGCAGGGCGAAGCCTACCGCCGCTTTCTGCACGACTGGACCCCGATGGCCGAGGCGGTCGCGGAGCTGTTCATGTCGGCGCCTGGGCCGCTGGAGCTGGGCAAAATGGCGATGAAGTCCACCAGCAAGGGCGGCGACCCCGCCCACAACCTGGCACGGATTCTGCGGCCCTACGGCGAGGTGGCGCGCGAGTATTTCAGCGAGGAACGGGTGAGCAGTCCCCTCAGCTGGATGGCGGCCCAGAGCGGTCCCCCACCCACCGACCCCCTCAGCGCGCCCTTTTTGCTGTGGCACCCGCTGTATCACAAAAGCGGCGTGGCACGGCCCAAAGGCGGCAGCGGCGGCCTGACCAAAGCGCTGGCGCGGGCCATCGAGGCCTATGACGGCGAAATTCACCTGAACGCGGCCGTGGAAGAGGTTCTGGTGGAGCGGGGGCGCGCGGCTGGCGTGCGGCTGGCCGGAGGCGACACCTACACCGCCCGCGCCGTGGTATCAGGCGCGCACGTGAACTGGACCGCCGGCGCCCTGCCGGACGAGTACGTGCCGCAGGCCGCGCGCGACGTCCGGGTGGGCAATGGCTTTGGGCTGGTGCTGCGGCTGGCGTTGGACGGGCAGGTGGACTACCGCCATGGTCAGAACGGGCCGGGGCGCACCGGCCTGGGCCTGCTGGTGCAGAACGAACGCCAGATTCTGCGCGGCTACGGCGAGTATCTGGCCGGCGAACCCACCACCGAGCCGCCCATCGTCGCCATGAGTTTCAGCGCGGTGGACGATTCGCTGGCCCCGCCCGGGTCGGACGTGCTGTGGCTGTGGGCGCAGTATTACCCCTTCGAGCTGGCGCAGGGCAGCTGGGCTGCGCGCACCGCCGAGGCCCGCGAATATGTGCTGAACGCTTTTGAGCGCTACGCCCCCGGCACCCGCGAGAAAATCGTGGGCGAGCTGGTGCAGACCCCGCAGTGGCTGAACGACAACCTGTTCCTGCCGCGCGGCAACGTGATGCACCTGGAAATGACCATGGACCAGATGTTCTCGCTGCGGCCCTGGCTGGGCGCGGGCATGTACCGCTGGCCGGGCCTGAAGAACATGTACCTGACCGGCGCCAGCACCCACCCCGGCGGCGGCATCATGGGCGCCTCGGGGCGCAATACGGCGCGGGTGATTGTGGGCGACCTGACCCGGCGGGGCTGGCGGTGAAGCGGTCACCAGAAAATCCAGAAAATAAGGCTCAGCGCTCTCAGAGAGGCCCGGCCCAGT
This region of Deinococcus sp. Marseille-Q6407 genomic DNA includes:
- a CDS encoding magnesium transporter CorA family protein, which encodes MLTYYRSVGGRLTTIDGYTDGCWINATDPTIEELARISRETGLDIDVLSYPLDPDERSRFEREDGELLVIMQTSYRLPEDSDIPYDTVPLGILHTDHCLVTICAIENPLIRDVVSGFVRRISTSKKNRLTLQLFLRNAQRFLIDIRQINRDVEQIEDRLENSTRNEELLDLLNFEKSMVYFITGLRANEAMMERAKRDRIFQTYEDDAELLDDVLIENLQAIEMATITSNILGSMMGAFGSVISNNVNQVMKTLTVVSAIFLPLTFMAGIWGMNFEYMPELHQRWGYGAALGSMALVALGMFWFFRRRGWW
- a CDS encoding acyl-CoA dehydrogenase C-terminal domain-containing protein is translated as MPQYKAPLRDFRFVINELLDAPAQLAQMPFYKDNETADPDLMNQVLEEAARFVEGELAPLNQTGDQQGCQRSDNGDVKTPDGFKAAYQKYVQAGWPALDSDPQWGGQGMPHTVANAMLEMMNSANVAWAMYPGLTHGAVSALSEVGSPELQQMYLPKLVSGEWTGTMCLTEPHAGTDLGIIRTRAQDNGDGSYAITGTKIFISAGEHDFTDNIIHLVLARLEGSPEGTKGISLFLVPKFIPNADGTPGERNGVVCGSLEHKMGIHGNATAVLNFDGAKGWLVGEINRGMNHMFIMMNAARLGTGMQGLGLGEVSYQNALAYAKDRIQMRAEPRVTPEQPADPIIVHPDVRRMLMTGKAYTEAGRALALWLALSLDTEAHHTDEAKRKEAADTVALLTPIAKAFMTDNGFNVAVQSQQVFGGHGYIQEWGMEQFVRDARIGQIYEGTNGIQALDLLGRKVLMDGGKKLQALAGTLQAFADEHEDDEVVGEYITQLGKAANQLATLTMLVGQKAMEGGPKGGDVVNAVAVDYLRYFGHVVYGYLWARMAKIAADKVAAGQDQDGFYQAKLDTARFYFDRLFPETKSLSQTIKAGSDSLDFDLKGMFGFEPEHA
- a CDS encoding VanW family protein, coding for MKAFSLLFSGGLLLGATAAQAQPQAAPLVIGFQANVPAYQDGQKTTVPVTRELRIPADRAAVIRKRGIVTQSLGEDLDRWIQEQAKGSGARFEQQQGKWVLVQYDRFKLDPEAARAALLAAVKDPAMKPAQVKVISQSAPERDLNFFLSRGITGHLGTGNTNYRGSSKARMTNIHTGASRFKDRLFEGNTFSFNQFLGPITAGNGYVDGLVIAGDRTEDGLGGGICQVSTTVFRSLYRAGLPVAERHTHSYQVGYYQPQGLDAAIYQPSLDLKFKNDTGAAIWFQTDWNDATGEFNVYAFGKPRDFEVRLSQPRTIKSVPAPADRTIVSSKLAHGQRQQIDWAAPGGTLEVDRLFLRDGQVFKKETLSSTYRPWPNIFLVGK
- a CDS encoding YpdA family putative bacillithiol disulfide reductase, which produces MTTEPNPDLPNPEPQGGLYDVAIVGGGPVGLAAAIACKRHGLSYVVLEKGCVVNAIFDYPTDMTFFTTAPELEIGGHPFVSPFDKPKRVDALQYYRKVTQRERLNVRQYTRVEQVHAAPAGFTLEVEAQDGTADAVEARRVIVATGYYDSPVPMNIPGEDSENVSHYYTEAHPFFGLNVTVIGAGNSAADAALDLMSAGANVTMVVRGDGIRNTVKYWVKPNLENRIKEGSVNAYFNSQVVEILPEAVRVQREDGTTFLLPTHFTFAMTGYLPDLAFLGDLEGQLALQPDRCLVLSEHHESSVPGLFVAGSAGYAGRTNQVFIENGRIHAEQAVDEIARQLLGAGGPQLLAEPAASELSEQR
- a CDS encoding phytoene desaturase family protein translates to MPDYDLIVMGAGHNALITAAYAARAGLKVGVFEKRGMVGGAVSTEELIPGYRFDYGGSAHILIRLTPVVRELELSRFGLHYLELDPLFHCYDGDEFGAGPWYVYRDAERTAAELDRLFPGQGEAYRRFLHDWTPMAEAVAELFMSAPGPLELGKMAMKSTSKGGDPAHNLARILRPYGEVAREYFSEERVSSPLSWMAAQSGPPPTDPLSAPFLLWHPLYHKSGVARPKGGSGGLTKALARAIEAYDGEIHLNAAVEEVLVERGRAAGVRLAGGDTYTARAVVSGAHVNWTAGALPDEYVPQAARDVRVGNGFGLVLRLALDGQVDYRHGQNGPGRTGLGLLVQNERQILRGYGEYLAGEPTTEPPIVAMSFSAVDDSLAPPGSDVLWLWAQYYPFELAQGSWAARTAEAREYVLNAFERYAPGTREKIVGELVQTPQWLNDNLFLPRGNVMHLEMTMDQMFSLRPWLGAGMYRWPGLKNMYLTGASTHPGGGIMGASGRNTARVIVGDLTRRGWR
- a CDS encoding DUF3105 domain-containing protein; translated protein: MSRPCLPVFLPLGLSLGLSLILSACGDPPQRHLAGVLRYEAPAGQHRSGSLAYDLTPPPYGDHNALWQNCGVYQAPLAPEYALHSLSHGAVWLTYRPRLDAAGTAQLAALAQGHKVLLSPEPGQTAPVVATAWNAQLPADSAGDPRLGQFISEFVDAASAPETGRSCTKGHAGTR